Proteins from a single region of Macaca thibetana thibetana isolate TM-01 chromosome 4, ASM2454274v1, whole genome shotgun sequence:
- the LOC126952215 gene encoding putative olfactory receptor 2W6, with product MEKDNTSSFEGFILVGFSDHPHLELILFVVVLIFYLLTLLGNMTIILLSALDSRLHTPMYFFLANLSFLDMCFTTGSIPQMLYNLWGPDKTISYVGCAIQLYFVLALGGVECVLLAVMAYDRYAAVCKPLHYAVIMHPRLCGQLTSVAWLSGFGNSLIMAPQTLMLPRCGHRRVDHFLCEMPALIGMACVDTTMLEALGFALAIFIILAPLILILISYGYIAGTILRIKSAAGQKKAFNTCSSHLIVVSLFYGTIIYMYLQPANTYSQDQGKFLTLFYTIVTPSVNPLIYTLRNKDVQEAMKKVLGKGSAEI from the coding sequence ATGGAAAAGGATAATACAAGTTCTTTTGAAGGCTTCATCCTGGTGGGCTTCTCTGACCATCCCCACTTAGAGCTGATCCTCTTTGTGGTTGTCCTCATCTTTTATCTGCTGACTCTTCTTGGCAACATGACCATCATCTTGCTTTCAGCTCTGGATTCCCGGCTGCACACACCGATGTATTTCTTTTTGGCAAACCTCTCATTCCTGGACATGTGTTTCACCACAGGCTCCATCCCTCAGATGCTCTACAACCTTTGGGGTCCAGATAAGACCATCAGCTATGTGGGTTGTGCCATCCAGTTGTACTTTGTCTTGGCCCTGGGAGGGGTGGAGTGTGTCCTCCTGGCTGTCATGGCATATGACCGCTATGCTGCAGTCTGCAAACCCCTGCACTACGCTGTCATCATGCACCCACGTCTCTGTGGACAGCTGACTTCAGTGGCATGGCTGAGTGGCTTTGGCAATTCTCTCATAATGGCACCCCAGACATTGATGCTACCCCGCTGTGGGCACAGACGGGTGGACCACTTTCTCTGTGAGATGCCAGCACTAATTGGTATGGCCTGTGTAGACACCACGATGCTTGAGGCACTGGGTTTTGCCCTGGCAATCTTTATCATCCTGGCACCACTCATCCTCATTCTCATTTCTTATGGTTACATTGCAGGAACAATACTTAGAATCAAGTCAGCTGCTGGGCAAAAGAAAGCCTTCAACACTTGCAGCTCCCATCTAATTGTTGTCTCTCTCTTCTATGGTACAATCATATACATGTACCTCCAGCCAGCAAATACTTATTCCCAGGACCAGGGCAAGTTTCTTACCCTTTTCTACACAATTGTCACTCCCAGTGTTAACCCCCTGATCTATACACTGAGAAACAAAGACGTTCAAGAGGCCATGAAGAAGGTGCTAGGGAAGGGGAGTGCAGAAATATAG